A window from Calliopsis andreniformis isolate RMS-2024a chromosome 5, iyCalAndr_principal, whole genome shotgun sequence encodes these proteins:
- the LOC143179862 gene encoding protein FAM50 homolog translates to MAHYKGAASEAGRAMQLMKKREIAQQEIELRKKKIEDDLKIHNIENKFATHYNAVEQQLKTSTIGLVTLNEMKAKQENIVKERERKLAQKEREKEQEKERALAAKQAEKNKQKKQIQALSFNLDEDEVELSDEESESKVEKRKDIDSEPVIKKIKKNPDVDTSFLPDREREEEENRLREELRQEWARKQNALKEEEIEITFSYWDGSGHRRSVIMKKGNSIYQLLQRCLEVLRREFSELKTVMADQLMYVKEDLILPHHYTFYDFIVTKARGKSGPLFTFDVHDDIRVMHDASVETEESHAGKVLLRSWYERNKHIFPASRWEPFDPTKSYDKYTVSDKNRKKDKI, encoded by the exons ATGGCACATTATAAAGGAGCTGCCAGTGAAGCTGGCAGAGCAATGCAATTAATGAAAAAGCGAGAAATTGCTCAGCAGGAGATAGAATTAAGGAAAAAAAAGATAGAGGATGACTTGAAGATTCATAACATAGAAAATAAATTTGCAACACATTACAATGCTGTGGAGCAGCAACTTAAAACTTCCACCATTGGTTTAGTTACTTTAAATGAAATGAAAGCAAAACAGGAGAATATAGTAAAGGAACGAGAAAGAAAACTTGCACAAAAAGAACGTGAAAAAGAACAAGAGAAGGAGAGAGCTCTTGCTGCAAAACAAGCTgagaaaaataaacaaaagaaaCAAATACAAGCTTTGTCATTTAATTTAGATGAAGATGAAGTGGAGCTTTCTGATGAAGAGTCAGAATCAAAGGTGGAAAAAAGAAAGGATATAGATAGTGAACCAGTGATAAAAAAGATAAAGAAGAACCCAGATGTGGACACAAGTTTTCTACCTGATAGAGaacgagaagaagaagaaaatagatTAAGAGAAGAGTTAAGACAGGAATGGGCCAGGAAACAAAATGCCCTGAAGGAAGAAGAAATTGAAATTACTTTCAGTTATTGGGATGGTTCTGGACACAGACGAAGTGTAATTATGAAAAAAG GTAATTCCATTTATCAACTTCTTCAAAGGTGTTTAGAAGTTTTGAGGCGTGAATTCAGTGAACTTAAGACAGTTATGGCAGATCAGCTAATGTATGTGAAAGAAGATCTTATTTTACCACATCATTATACATTTTACGATTTTATTGTGACAAAG GCACGAGGAAAGAGTGGGCCGCTTTTTACATTTGATGTCCACGATGATATTCGTGTTATGCATGACGCTTCTGTCGAAACAGAGGAATCTCATGCAGGAAAAGTTCTGCTTAG GTCTTGGTATGAAAGAAATAAACACATATTTCCTGCTAGTAGATGGGAACCTTTTGATCCAACGAAAAGTTATGACAAGTATACAGTATCTGATAAAAATCGGAAAAaagataaaatttaa
- the Rps16 gene encoding ribosomal protein S16 — protein MQKKQKEPIQSVQVFGRKKSATAVAYCKRGRGNLRVNGRPLELVEPRVLQYKLQEPILLLGKEKFSGVDIRVRVNGGGHVAQIYAIRQAISKALVAYYQKYVDEASKKEVKDILIQYDRTLLVADPRRCEPKKFGGPGARARYQKSYR, from the exons ATGCAGAAG AAACAAAAGGAACCGATCCAATCCGTGCAAGTCTTCGGACGCAAA AAAAGCGCAACCGCGGTCGCTTATTGCAAACGAGGCCGTGGAAACCTTCGCGTAAATGGGCGCCCATTGGAATTAGTGGAACCCCGTGTGTTGCAGTACAAATTGCAGGAACCTATTTTGTTACTTGGCAAA GAGaaattttctggcgttgacatcagggTCAGAGTAAATGGTGGTGGTCATGTAGCACAAATTTATGCTATCAGACAGGCTATTTCTAAAGCTCTTGTAGCATATTATCAGAAAT ATGTTGATGAGGCAAGTAAAAAGGAAGTAAAAGACATTCTTATTCAGTATGACCGTACCTTATTGGTTGCTGATCCCAGGCGGTGTGAGCCAAAGAAATTTGGTGGTCCAGGAGCCAGGGCACGATACCAGAAATCTTACCGTTAA
- the Clbn gene encoding nuclear export mediator factor NEMF homolog Clbn, with amino-acid sequence MKTRFNSYDIVCSVNELQKLIGMRVNQIYDIDHRTYLIRLQRSEEKSVLLLESGNRIHTTEFEWPKNVAPSGFSMKMRKHLKNKRLENLTQVGVDRIIDLQFGSGEAAYHVILELYDRGNIVLTDHELTILNILRPHTEGDKIRFAVREKYPMDRAHKCTMPPIEEIHQHLQNTKVGENLKKVLNPLLEFGSSIIDHVLLKYGFTLGCKIGKDFNLAEDMSKLILALECANEMMETAKKDVSKGYIIQKKETKPTTDGTEDFIYANIEFHPFLFEQHKNCPYKEFASFNSAVDEYFSTMEGQKLDIKALQQERDALKKLENVRKDHDQRLVTLEKTQEIDKQKAELISRNQALVDNAILAIQSALANQMAWPDIKVLIKEAELRGDPVAAAIKQLKLETNHISLLLHDPYEDSDEESELKPMLVDIDLAHSAFGNARKYYDQKRSAAKKQQKTIESHDKALKSAEKKTKQTLKEVQAIHSINKLRKIYWFEKFYWFISSENYLVIGGRDQQQNEMIVKRYLKSGDIYVHADLTGASSVVIKNSSGSPVPPKTLAEAGTMAVAYSIAWEAKVVAGAWWVHHDQVSKTAPTGEYLTTGAFMIRGKKNYLPPSQLIMGLGFLFRLEESSIERHKDERKVKVLDDESEHAESVTEEDREIELIGDSEDDEAADKQDDLNTIQEETKVDLIMEESNANQSTSEEEDNTSQFPDTQIKIDLFGPKVKVHVDNNQPNKIAQEDEENVIYLGDDKPIILNTAVKEKNTKAKQKQPPKKESQKTETEMKKTDQVVLKRGQKGRLKKMKEKYKDQDEEDRKLSMQVLQSAGTTKEDKRKNKNKDPSGPKQQTKKKGAGKSSQPQNSQIMDNFEEEDTGPGPAVDMLDQLTGKPVVEDELLFAVPVIAPYNTLLNYKFKVKLTPGTGRRGKAAKTAVAVFLKDREITSREKDLLKAVKDEAIARNIPGKVKISAPQIQKVKK; translated from the exons ATGAAAACCCGATTCAATTCTTATGACATTGTGTGTAGCGTAAACGAGCTGCAAAA gCTGATTGGTATGCGCGTAAATCAAATATACGACATCGATCATCGAACTTATCTCATACGTCTTCAACGAAGTGAAGAAAAAAGTGTTCTTTTGCTAGAATCTGGTAATAGAATCCATACAACCGAATTTGAATGGCCGAAAAATGTAGCaccttcaggattttctatgaaG ATGCGTAAACATCTTAAGAATAAACGGCTTGAAAATCTTACTCAAGTCGGGGTAGATCGGATAATAGATTTACAATTTGGAAGTGGTGAAGCAGCTTATCATGTGATTTTAGAATTATATGATCGTGGTAATATAGTCCTTACAGATCATGAGCTGACTATTCTAAATATTCTAAGGCCCCATACAGAGGGAGATAAAATTAG GTTTGCTGTTAGAGAGAAGTATCCAATGGATCGTGCTCACAAATGCACAATGCCACCTATAGAAGAAATTCATCAACACCTTCAAAACACTAAAGTAGGAGAAAATCTTAAAAAAGTGCTGAATCCACTTTTAGAATTTGGTTCATCTATAATTGACCATGTCTTATTAAAATATGGTTTTACTCTTGGTTGTAAAATAGGCAAGGATTTTAATCTTGCAGAAGATATGTCAAAATTAATTCTAGCATTAGAATGTGCAAATGAAATGATGGAGACTGCCAAAAAGGATGTTTCCAAAGGATATATTATACAAAAGAAAGAAACAAAACCAACTACTGATGGCACAGAAGATTTTATCTATGCTAACATCGAGTTTCATCCTTTTCTATTTGAACAACACAAAAACTGTCCATACAAAGAATTTGCTTCTTTCAATAGTGCTGTAGATGAATACTTTTCTACTATGGAAGGCCAAAAGTTGGACATAAAAGCTTTGCAACAGGAACGCGACGCTCTTAAGAAATTAGAAAATGTAAGGAAAGATCATGATCAAAGATTAGTAACTTTGGAAAAGACTCAAGAAATAGATAAACAGAAAGCAGAATTAATTTCTAGAAATCAAGCTTTGGTGGATAATGCTATTTTAGCAATACAAAGTGCTCTTGCAAATCAAATGGCTTGGCCAGATATAAAAGTGCTGATAAAGGAGGCAGAGTTAAGAGGAGATCCTGTTGCAGCTGCGATTAAACAATTAAAATTAGAAACAAATCATATATCATTACTATTACATGATCCTTATGAAGACAGTGATGAGGAGTCAGAACTAAAACCTATGTTAGTTGACATTGATTTAGCTCATTCAGCTTTTGGGAATGCTAGgaaatattatgatcaaaaaAGGTCAGCAGCTAAAAAGCAGCAAAAAACAATAGAGTCTCATGATAAAGCTTTAAAATCAGCTGAGAAAAAGACAAAGCAAACGTTAAAAGAAGTTCAAGCCATTCACAGTATTAACAAATTAAGGAAGATATATTGGTTCGAAAAATTCTATTGGTTCATTAGTTCGGAAAATTATTTAG TAATTGGTGGAAGGGACCAACAACAAAATGAAATGATTGTAAAGAGGTACCTTAAATCGGGAGACATATATGTTCATGCCGATTTAACGGGTGCTAGTTCTGTAGTTATTAAAAATTCTAGTGGATCTCCTGTACCTCCAAAAACCTTAGCTGAAGCAGGCACTATGGCTGTTGCTTATAG TATTGCATGGGAGGCTAAAGTTGTAGCAGGAGCATGGTGGGTACATCATGATCAAGTGTCAAAGACTGCTCCAACTGGTGAATATCTTACCACTGGAGCTTTCATGATTCGTGGTAAAAAAAATTACCTTCCACCATCTCAGTTAATCATGGGTTTAGGATTTCTGTTTCGTTTGGAAGAAAGTTCGATCGAGAGACATAAGGATGAAAGGAAAGTTAAAGTTCTAGATGATGAAAGTGAACATGCGGAATCTGTTACTGAAGAAGATAGAGAAATTGAATTAATAGGAGACTCTGAAGATG ATGAAGCAGCAGATAAACAAGATGATCTAAATACTATTCAAGAAGAAACCAAAGTAGATTTAATTATGGAGGAAAGTAATGCTAATCAAAGTACTAGTGAAGAAGAAGACAACACATCTCAATTTCCTGATACACAAATTAAAATTGATCTTTTTGGACCAAA AGTGAAAGTGCATGTCGATAATAATCAGCCGAATAAAATCGCGCAAGAAGATGAAGAAAATGTAATTTATTTAGGTGATGATAAACCAATAATATTAAATACTGCGGTCAAAGAAAAAAATACCAAAGCTAAGCAGAAGCAACCTCCTAAGAAGGAAAGTCAAAAAACTGAAACCGAAATGAAAAAAACTGATCAAGTAGTATTAAAACGAGGACAAAAAGgaagattgaagaaaatgaaagaaaagtaTAAAGATCAAGATGAGGAAGACAGAAAGTTATCTATGCAAGTCCTTCAA tCTGCAGGAACGACAAAAGAagataaaagaaaaaataaaaataaagatcCGTCTGGACCAAAGCAGCAGACGAAGAAAAAAGGAGCGGGAAAATCATCTCAACCACAAAATTCTCAAATTATGGATAATTTTGAAGAGGAAGATACGGGGCCGGGACCTGCAGTAGATATGTTGGATCAATTGACGGGGAAACCAGTTGTAGAAGATGAATTATTATTTGCTGTGCCCGTTATAGCGCCTTATAATACGCTCCTCAATTATaa ATTCAAAGTAAAATTAACGCCAGGAACAGGCAGGAGAGGAAAGGCAGCGAAGACTGCAGTAGCGGTATTTCTGAAAGATAGAGAAATTACTTCACGAGAAAAAGACTTATTGAAAGCGGTTAAAGATGAGGCAATAGCCAGAAATATTCCCGGAAAAGTTAAGATAAGCGCGCCACAAATACAGAAAGTAAAGAAGTAA
- the LOC143179237 gene encoding serine/threonine-protein kinase VRK1 gives MSSKVVKRAPKKKGANTYKLPDPISAGEILTDLTKNQWILGTSIGVGGFGEIYSAAPYKGKTPKEYLNVIKIEPHENGPLFVEMHFYMRNCKPDEIDSWRKKKKLQALGMPRYIGSGSHEYKNTKYRFVVMDRYGTDLWKLFEENSRRFPEHTVYKIALQIVNILEYIHFKMYVHADIKAANLLLDSKTQNQVYLVDFGLASRCTTKDEYKLDPKKAHNGTIEYTSRDAHMGVPTMRGDFEILGYNMIQWICGSLLWEKDLSDPITVQKQKEKAFSNISEFLKKSFHGSVPNTILKYMTLLGSMKFNDTPDYEKFKKILIDGLKELSHKPDGALEFKSPINNHTVPVLKSSPQKVKKTVDKLKKHPRVKLLKHATPVGSLDDSTIGVVMDKKRAGVNDIKQILNDIESDEEYDIKIVKKAKKPMNSVPTIEVKNTETSTRTRRRVKANNRHESISDSEPEIITKGTRSRPITPRKVVPKGRKARQEALTAHDSASDEDMFDV, from the exons ATGTCTAGTAAAGTAGTAAAAAGAGCACCTAAGAAAAAGGGAGCAAACACATATAAATTGCCAGATCCGATATCAGCTGGTGAAATATTGACAGATCTGACGAAAAACCAGTGGATCCTTGGCACGTCCATCGGTGTCGGTGGTTTTGGCGAAATTTATTCCG ctgctccttacaagggaaaaactccaAAAGAATATCTCAATGTTATTAAAATT GAACCACATGAAAATGGACCATTGTTTGTGGAAATGCATTTTTATATGAGAAATTGCAAGCCAGATGAAA TTGATAGTtggagaaaaaaaaagaaacttcaGGCGCTTGGTATGCCAAGATATATTGGCTCTGGAAGTCATGAATATAAGAATACGAAATACAGATTTGTAGTAATGGATCGGTATGGTACGGATCTATGGAAACTCTTTGAAGAAAATAGTAGACGTTTTCCAGAACATACAGTCTATAAAATAGCTTTACAAATA GTAAATATATTAGAATACATCCACTTTAAAATGTATGTACATGCAGACATAAAAGCAGCAAATCTATTGTTGGATTCAAAGACTCAAAATCAAGTTTATTTAGTTGATTTCGGTTTGGCTTCCCGATGTACAACGAAAGATGAATATAAATTAGATCCTAAAAAAGCACATAATGGAACTATTGAATATACTAGTAGAGATGCTCACATGGGAG TACCAACAATGCGCGGCGATTTCGAAATTTTAGGATATAACATGATCCAATGGATATGTGGTTCCCTTTTATGGGAAAAGGATCTATCAGATCCAATTACAGTACAAAAACAAAAGGAAAAAGCATTCAGTAATATCTCAGAGTTTTTAAAGAAGTCTTTTCATGGATCAGTTCCAAATACTATACTTAAATATATGACTTTATTGGGGAGCATGAAATTCAATGATACACCAGATTACGAAAAGTTTAAAAAAATACTAATCGACGGACTAAAAGAGTTATCGCATAAACCGGATGGTGCATTAGAATTTAAAAGCCCCATTAATAATCATACAGTGCCAGTTCTGAAATCTAGCCCACAGAAAGTCAAGAAAACAGTCGATAAGTTAAAGAAACACCCACGagtaaaattattaaaacatgCAACTCCTGTAGGCAGTCTTGACGATAGTACTATAGGAGTTGTAATGGACAAAAAACGTGCTGGCGTAAatgatataaaacaaatattaaaCGATATCGAATCCGATGAAGaatatgatataaaaatagTTAAAAAAGCCAAGAAGCCCATGAACTCTGTACCTACAATTGAGGTTAAAAATACTGAAACGTCCACTAGAACTAGGAGAAGAGTTAAAGCAAATAATCGTCACGAATCAATCTCAGACTCAGAACCAGAG ATTATAACTAAAGGAACGAGATCACGGCCTATTACACCTCGGAAAGTAGTACCTAAAGGCAGAAAAGCACGCCAAGAAGCATTAACCGCGCACGATAGTGCTTCCGATGAAGATATGTTTGATGTATGA